The following coding sequences are from one Armatimonadota bacterium window:
- a CDS encoding carboxymuconolactone decarboxylase family protein, whose protein sequence is MDDEEVERLRSVYVDLMGFVPPRIQARTDLLSRVDPEGLRLQEALRRHFMYPKCFDVKTAQLMLFGMLLVNLQDAAKLHAIAARRAGATWEELAAVVGLAFLFRGLSAANYGSQILMEIAQAEAQEAEQAARR, encoded by the coding sequence ATGGACGATGAGGAGGTGGAGCGGCTGCGCTCCGTGTATGTGGATCTGATGGGTTTCGTGCCGCCCCGTATTCAGGCCCGCACGGACCTCCTCTCCCGTGTGGACCCGGAGGGGCTCCGGCTGCAAGAGGCCCTGCGGCGTCACTTCATGTACCCCAAGTGCTTCGACGTGAAGACAGCCCAGTTGATGTTGTTCGGGATGTTGCTCGTGAACCTCCAGGACGCCGCGAAGCTGCACGCCATCGCGGCCCGCCGGGCCGGCGCCACCTGGGAGGAGCTGGCGGCGGTGGTGGGCCTTGCGTTCCTCTTCCGGGGGCTGTCGGCGGCGAACTACGGCTCCCAGATCCTCATGGAGATCGCGCAGGCGGAGGCACAGGAGGCAGAGCAAGCTGCGAGGAGGTGA
- a CDS encoding catechol 2,3-dioxygenase: protein MVPPLVAQLLHVELLTPKPEETYWFFHDLLGMEETTRHGPSVYLRAYEDTYHHTLVITEAPTAGLGHIAWRAPSPEGLQAAVERLAESGYGCGWSEGDVGHGPAYRFTTPEGHPMEILWEVEYYQAPPEKRTALRNRPQRRPLRGVPVRRIDHVNLLASSIPPMRRFFQEVLGFRLREQKIGEGGVEVGAWLSVSPLVHEVAVMRDATGQPGRFHHLAYWYGYPQHLLDIADIFSDYGVRIEAGPGKHGTTQAYFLYVFEPGGTRIELFGDTGYLIFDPEWKTVVWDVANESDLEKSSIWFGGRLPDTFYTYGVPSRTWEPAPVGR, encoded by the coding sequence ATGGTTCCACCCCTGGTGGCACAGTTGCTGCACGTGGAGCTGCTCACGCCCAAGCCGGAGGAGACCTACTGGTTCTTCCACGACCTCTTGGGGATGGAGGAAACCACCCGTCACGGACCCTCTGTGTACCTAAGAGCATATGAGGACACCTATCACCATACCCTGGTGATCACGGAGGCTCCCACCGCGGGGTTGGGACACATCGCGTGGCGGGCTCCGAGCCCCGAAGGACTGCAGGCGGCCGTGGAGCGGCTGGCGGAGAGCGGCTACGGATGCGGCTGGTCCGAGGGAGATGTGGGGCACGGGCCCGCGTATCGGTTCACCACACCGGAAGGCCACCCCATGGAGATCCTGTGGGAGGTCGAGTACTACCAGGCGCCTCCGGAGAAGCGCACCGCCCTGCGCAACCGGCCACAGCGGCGGCCCCTCCGGGGCGTTCCCGTGCGCCGGATCGACCATGTCAATCTCCTGGCAAGCTCCATTCCTCCCATGCGGCGGTTCTTCCAGGAGGTGCTGGGCTTCCGCCTGCGGGAACAGAAGATCGGCGAAGGAGGAGTGGAGGTCGGTGCGTGGTTGAGCGTAAGCCCGCTTGTCCATGAAGTCGCGGTGATGCGGGATGCCACGGGTCAGCCGGGCCGGTTCCACCATCTTGCCTACTGGTACGGCTACCCTCAGCACCTTCTGGACATCGCGGACATCTTCAGCGATTATGGAGTCCGGATCGAGGCGGGACCTGGCAAGCACGGGACCACTCAGGCCTACTTCCTGTACGTGTTTGAGCCGGGGGGAACCCGCATCGAGCTGTTCGGGGATACCGGGTACCTGATCTTCGACCCGGAGTGGAAGACGGTGGTCTGGGACGTGGCGAACGAAAGCGATCTGGAAAAGAGCAGCATCTGGTTCGGAGGGCGGCTGCCGGACACCTTCTACACCTACGGGGTGCCCTCCAGAACGTGGGAGCCTGCGCCCGTGGGGCGCTGA
- a CDS encoding OsmC family protein, with the protein MLGVLPEALIREAVCGAPAYGLVRAGLANRFSLVHNGRPLRTVRVNPADTPIPPDPHPFFDGLLPVEDPGAVERNGPTPRTEEDTSHPGSSLAETQDRTLHLQAICVQTSEGLWHVEQRMYNPRGTIFRFLCDPSGIRAPDPLTYLSAGIAFCFMTQLARFARIRRKDLRACRVAQDTGFRMGGDAEPVVTHVFLETRRTTPSHRSSWPWGSTPASCMPCAVRRWKCRSSRAWSRG; encoded by the coding sequence GTGCTCGGAGTGCTCCCGGAAGCGCTGATCCGGGAGGCGGTATGTGGGGCACCCGCGTACGGCCTTGTGCGTGCCGGACTTGCGAACCGATTCTCCCTAGTCCACAACGGCCGTCCTCTGAGAACGGTACGGGTAAATCCCGCAGATACACCGATCCCTCCGGATCCTCATCCTTTCTTCGACGGGTTGCTTCCCGTGGAAGATCCGGGGGCGGTGGAACGGAACGGGCCCACGCCGAGGACGGAAGAGGACACCAGCCACCCGGGCTCGAGCCTGGCAGAGACGCAGGACCGGACCCTGCATCTCCAGGCCATCTGCGTGCAGACGTCAGAAGGGCTGTGGCACGTGGAGCAGCGCATGTACAACCCCCGCGGGACCATCTTCCGGTTTCTCTGTGACCCATCGGGTATACGGGCCCCTGACCCTCTCACGTACCTCTCCGCAGGGATCGCCTTCTGCTTCATGACCCAGCTGGCACGCTTCGCCCGAATCCGGCGCAAGGACCTGCGGGCCTGCCGGGTGGCGCAGGACACAGGTTTCCGGATGGGAGGGGATGCGGAGCCCGTGGTGACCCACGTCTTTTTGGAGACGAGGAGGACGACGCCTTCGCACAGGAGCTCCTGGCCATGGGGGAGCACACCTGCTTCCTGCATGCCCTGTGCCGTACGGAGATGGAAGTGCAGATCCAGCCGCGCATGGTCTAGAGGATGA